A portion of the Hylaeus volcanicus isolate JK05 unplaced genomic scaffold, UHH_iyHylVolc1.0_haploid 12237, whole genome shotgun sequence genome contains these proteins:
- the LOC128883713 gene encoding histidinol-phosphate aminotransferase-like isoform X3, which produces MENMEQIWNSSVHTFHGGQDWRSLENFVEDYSVTTNAFGTPLSAAKAATDALQTMHHYPARDTEPAKTQLANFLSINENSNNIQKRLVLGNGASELIDLCIRLAPGKTWRAGPCEPQYQEYARSAANYKRTKLPFQSQSADLLCIVNPSNPTGKYFTVNDMMHNLENAWNVPHGSTVIVDESMQPWIGSLWREESLISKGEWISFMAHEKQIKIFIIHSWTKLWSCTGLRVGSILCPTDHDCLNISRYQVPWSMNSAAIAFLAAVVKDEEYLNKTWKWTSIWRAQLCEGLSRIFPNWTFHGANFISFIWIDTHNESVAQECVLQCRKGGMPIRWGGLGYESPTCIRIAVRSNEKNQLLIQCLNTITKIKNYTIV; this is translated from the exons atggaaaatatggAGCAAATCTGGAATTCTTCCGTTCATACATTTCATG GCGGTCAAGATTGGCGTtcacttgaaaattttgttgaagaTTATTCTGTAACGACAAATGCTTTTGGAACACCTTTATCAGCTGCAAAAGCCGCTACCGATGCGTTACAA acaATGCATCATTATCCTGCCAGGGATACTGAACCAGCCAAAACACAATTAgcgaattttctttctatcaaTGAAAATTCGAACAATATCCAGAAACGTTTAGTTTTAGGAAACGGCGCGTCAGAATTGATTGATTTGTGTATTCGTTTAGCTCCTGGAAAAACATGGCGTGCag gtcCGTGCGAACCACAATATCAAGAATATGCAAGGTCCGCAGCTAATTATAAAAGAACTAAATTACCATTTCAGTCACAATCAGCTGACCTTCTTTGTATTGTTAATCCGTCTAATCCAACAG GCAAATACTTTACAGTAAACGACATGATGCACAATTTAGAAAATGCTTGGAATGTTCCGCACGGTTCCACTGTTATTGTTGATGAGTCAATGCAACCTTGGATAG GATCTTTGTGGAGGGAAGAAAGTTTGATTTCCAAAG GAGAGTGGATTTCGTTTATGGCACACGAAAAgcagattaaaatttttatcattcaCTCTTGGACTAAGCTATGGTCGTGCACA GGTCTTCGTGTTGGGTCTATTCTTTGCCCTACGGATCatgattgtttaaatatttcacgctaTCAAGTTCCA TGGTCTATGAACAGTGCAGCCATTGCATTTCTTGCTGCAGTAGTTAAAGACGAAGAG tATCTAAATAAAACATGGAAATGGACAAGTATTTGGCGTGCTCAATTGTGTGAAGGACTTTCCAGGATCTTCCCTAATTGGACTTTTCATGGCGCAAATTTTATATCCTTTATTTGGATTGATACACATAATGAATCG GTAGCACAGGAGTGTGTTTTGCAATGTCGTAAAGGAGGAATGCCTATTCGGTGGGGTGGTTTAGGCTATGAATCGCCTACTTGTATACGAATAGCAGTGAGatcaaatgaaaaa AACCAATTGCTAATTCAATGTTTAAAtacgataacaaaaataaaaaattacacaataGTTTGA
- the LOC128883713 gene encoding histidinol-phosphate aminotransferase-like isoform X2, which yields MENMEQIWNSSVHTFHGKIFLRITKTRKTIDNIGGQDWRSLENFVEDYSVTTNAFGTPLSAAKAATDALQTMHHYPARDTEPAKTQLANFLSINENSNNIQKRLVLGNGASELIDLCIRLAPGKTWRAGPCEPQYQEYARSAANYKRTKLPFQSQSADLLCIVNPSNPTGKYFTVNDMMHNLENAWNVPHGSTVIVDESMQPWIGSLWREESLISKGEWISFMAHEKQIKIFIIHSWTKLWSCTGLRVGSILCPTDHDCLNISRYQVPWSMNSAAIAFLAAVVKDEEYLNKTWKWTSIWRAQLCEGLSRIFPNWTFHGANFISFIWIDTHNESVAQECVLQCRKGGMPIRWGGLGYESPTCIRIAVRSNEKNQLLIQCLNTITKIKNYTIV from the exons atggaaaatatggAGCAAATCTGGAATTCTTCCGTTCATACATTTCATGGTAAGATATTTCTTCGGATTACAAAAACACGTAAAACAATTGACAATATAGGCGGTCAAGATTGGCGTtcacttgaaaattttgttgaagaTTATTCTGTAACGACAAATGCTTTTGGAACACCTTTATCAGCTGCAAAAGCCGCTACCGATGCGTTACAA acaATGCATCATTATCCTGCCAGGGATACTGAACCAGCCAAAACACAATTAgcgaattttctttctatcaaTGAAAATTCGAACAATATCCAGAAACGTTTAGTTTTAGGAAACGGCGCGTCAGAATTGATTGATTTGTGTATTCGTTTAGCTCCTGGAAAAACATGGCGTGCag gtcCGTGCGAACCACAATATCAAGAATATGCAAGGTCCGCAGCTAATTATAAAAGAACTAAATTACCATTTCAGTCACAATCAGCTGACCTTCTTTGTATTGTTAATCCGTCTAATCCAACAG GCAAATACTTTACAGTAAACGACATGATGCACAATTTAGAAAATGCTTGGAATGTTCCGCACGGTTCCACTGTTATTGTTGATGAGTCAATGCAACCTTGGATAG GATCTTTGTGGAGGGAAGAAAGTTTGATTTCCAAAG GAGAGTGGATTTCGTTTATGGCACACGAAAAgcagattaaaatttttatcattcaCTCTTGGACTAAGCTATGGTCGTGCACA GGTCTTCGTGTTGGGTCTATTCTTTGCCCTACGGATCatgattgtttaaatatttcacgctaTCAAGTTCCA TGGTCTATGAACAGTGCAGCCATTGCATTTCTTGCTGCAGTAGTTAAAGACGAAGAG tATCTAAATAAAACATGGAAATGGACAAGTATTTGGCGTGCTCAATTGTGTGAAGGACTTTCCAGGATCTTCCCTAATTGGACTTTTCATGGCGCAAATTTTATATCCTTTATTTGGATTGATACACATAATGAATCG GTAGCACAGGAGTGTGTTTTGCAATGTCGTAAAGGAGGAATGCCTATTCGGTGGGGTGGTTTAGGCTATGAATCGCCTACTTGTATACGAATAGCAGTGAGatcaaatgaaaaa AACCAATTGCTAATTCAATGTTTAAAtacgataacaaaaataaaaaattacacaataGTTTGA
- the LOC128883713 gene encoding uncharacterized protein LOC128883713 isoform X1 yields MHYLNSKINNFLMLQLETLPLPCVYLELPWIPTRAYCRLLANTFHPNKTTDSVEQILCQLYSHVLSSIGFIQKNRSSCLEYLFVEKYNYSCFCIRQVLLGQFSSNQKSTLLNCMVTQKKSYQQVFDLSYKTVSASELFSLRLSKSQRRQGLYLKRRISYHHHEHIYIYQKRHSLDNLPLDIQSLNDYWENRIQSIEPYITTLVILLDFTHQQKFDTRGEVSKTFLNSDNHHQWKCENTRKIIHMTLQLNCIFLSQHVPYTVVIFHRLPETFSTFIQQCIEKSNTNITLGMNASSHQLEKENEIDESFHHHRRAVSLPLTLSCSHAVNKTCKFNQANSCKDTFDLSKLEKKQEKKLSEQLLPDRCLYKKTLLQRPEFVNSMSSTIPNEWFSIKKNGTLREIKYEPTLRMSFQNCKSTRQSMLSVICHAFCSKACGILDSSTLPLQQHDVSNHKPSTYSFLDDASSQSFNDDFNNPASRSNTSSQRNMYSNPLHYSDQTLCENVHLPSGSHVSLKSRRYSKPSSPKVVRSRNKIRSQNNIHTSSSSSLISLISTETDFTITSLDLVQPCDGRI; encoded by the exons aTGCATTATTTAAACAGCAAAATAAACAACTTTCTTATGCTGCAACTTGAAACACTACCTTTACCTTGTGTGTATCTTGAACTGCCTTGGATACCAACTCGCGCATATTGTCGCTTACTAGCCAATACATTTCATCCAAACAAAACAACTGATTctgttgaacaaattttatgtcAATTATACAGCCATGTTCTTTCTTCTATTGGTTTCATTCAAAAAAATCGTTCTAGTTGCCTTGAGTATCtgtttgttgaaaaatacaaCTATTCATGCTTTTGTATACGTCAAGTTCTTCTTGGCCAATTCTCTTCAAATCAAAAAAGTACATTGCTTAACTGTATGGTTACACAGAAGAAATCATATCAGCAAGTTTTTGACCTTTCATATAAAACGGTATCTGCCTCTGAATTGTTTTCTCTACGTCTTTCTAAATCTCAGCGTCGACAAGGTTTATACCTAAAGCGACGAATTTCCTACCATCATCATGagcatatttatatttaccaaAAAAG ACATTCATTAGATAATCTTCCACTTGATATTCAGTCTCTGAACGACTATTGGGAAAATCGCATTCAATCCATCGAGCCATATATTACAACAttagttattttattagatttcaCTCACCAACAGAAATTTGATACCCGCGGAGAAGTctctaaaacatttttaaatagcGACAATCATCATCAGTGGAAGTGCgaaaatacgagaaaaatCATTCATATGACTTTACAATTGAATTGCATCTTTCTTTCTCAACATGTCCCATATACGGTGGTTATTTTTCATCGCTTGCCCGAaactttttctacttttatacagcaatgtatagaaaaatcaaatacaaatattacactGGGAATGAATGCGTCAAGTCACCaactagaaaaagaaaacgagatAGATGAGTCTTTTCATCACCATCGCCGAGCAGTTTCTTTACCTTTAACGTTATCTTGTTCCCATGCTGTTAACAAGACTTGTAAATTTAACc aagcCAACTCATGTAAGGACACTTTTGACCTTTCAAAACTTGAGAAGAAGCAAGAGAAAAAGCTTTCAGAACAACTTTTACCTGATCGCTGTTTATATAAGAAAACTTTGCTTCAACGCCCAGAATTTGTCAATTCAATGAGCAGTACCATACCAAATGAATGgtttagtataaaaaaaa ACGGGACATTAcgggaaataaaatatgaaccAACATTAAGAATGTCCTTTCAAAACTGTAAATCAAC ACGACAATCCATGTTGTCGGTTATATGCCACGCCTTTTGTTCAAAAGCATGCGGCATTTTGGACTCCTCTACCTTACCACTACAGCAGCACGATGTCTCTAATCACAAACCATCAACTTATTCTTTTTTGGATGACGCTTCGTCTCAATCATTTAACG ATGACTTTAACAATCCAGCTTCACGTTCCAATACGTCAAGTCAGCGAAATATGTACTCCAATCCACTTCACTATTCTGATCAG ACACTTTGTGAGAACGTTCACTTACCTTCCGGTTCACATGTCTCTTTGAAAAGTCGACGATATTCAAAACCATCTAGCCCAAAAGTAGTGCGTTCTCGCAACAAAATTCGTTCCCAAAACAACATCCATACCTCATCTTCGTCCTCTTTAATTAGCTTGATCTCAACAGAAACTGATTTCACTATCACATCACTTGATCTCGTACAACCTTGCGATGGTCGTATCTGA
- the LOC128883911 gene encoding rab9 effector protein with kelch motifs-like produces MNFDISNIDPDPVSSIWSNPNIAGDSPEPRAAHSTNLINENKVYLFGGWNGKKALNDLYVIDVETMQCTQLLSENTPSIRNNHAAVSVVNDLYIHGGHNGVHWLDDFYVFNTQTMVWREISMCSRSPGARSCHTLSRVKDNLYMFGGHNGSQFFNDIEIFSLHTMTWTQLKTSGQPPPSRNSHVMSVLDTKLFLFGGYNANRYFTEIHIFDTETLCWSTPIITGTIPVTLRGHTASVVNDWIFIFGGYDGYDTSNRIYIFDTINLKWNYINPTEETPIKRQKHTACIWRKHHVLLFGGFTGHKWLSDWHLLNCLEIHKAYQATSSVSLMSHHIRKLLGTSVFSDVSLEVKGKCIPAHKCILAARCPYFKNHFMNTLNNAHQTKVVLTGISYPVLCVVLEYLYSGNISNYNYKVIYDTIKTCHQWKLEELKVICAKCMQRYLNSKNVFEILIQANKYKANDLVKTCLNFILDEANDVIKTGSSLRNDVDKAATEITIKPTLTYKLTRFLVSHYAFESSLIYGNNNDTDLKK; encoded by the exons atgaattttgatattagTAACATTGATCCAGACCCAGTGTCATCTATTTGGTCTAATCCAAATATTGCCGGAGACTCTCCAGAGCCTCGAGCTGCGCATAGTACGAatctaataaatgaaaataaagtgtaCTTGTTCGGAGGATGGAACGGAAAAAAAGCATTGAATGATCTTTATGTTATTGATGTGGAAACAATGCAGTGCACTCAACTTTTATCTGAAAATACTCCGTCTATACGAAATAAT CACGCGGCTGTTTCGGTAGTAAATGATCTTTATATACATGGAGGTCATAATGGTGTCCATTGGTTGGatgatttttatgttttcaacACACAAACAATGGTGTGGCGAGAAATCAGCATGTGTAGTCgg TCTCCAGGTGCGCGTTCGTGTCACACATTAAGTCGTGTCAAAGataatttatacatgtttGGAGGACACAATGGGTCTCagttttttaatgatattgaaattttttcgcTCCATACTATGACTTGGACACAACTTAAAACATCAGGCCAACCTCCACCG TCTCGTAACTCACATGTTATGAGTGTATTGGacacaaaattattcttatttggCGGTTACAATGCAAATCGATATTTCacagaaattcatatttttgatacTGAAACGCTTTGCTGGTCAACTCCTATTATTACAGGAACTATTCCAGTAACACTAAGGGGTCATACTGCTAGTGTTGTTAACGactggatttttatttttggaggATACGACGGATATGACACATCTAACcggatttatatttttgacacCATTAACCTTAAATGGAATTATATCAA CCCAACCGAAGAAACACCCATCAAGCGACAAAAACATACGGCGTGTATTTGGCGAAAGCATCATGTGCTTTTGTTTGGTGGATTCACTGGACACAAGTG GTTAAGTGATTGGCatcttttaaattgtttagaaaTTCACAAGGCATACCAGGCAACATCATCG gtATCATTAATGTCTCATcatattcgaaaattattaGGAACAAGTGTCTTTTCCGACGTTTCATT AGAAGTCAAAGGAAAGTGTATACCCGCCCACAAGTGTATTCTCGCAGCACGCTGCccttattttaaaaatcatttcatgAATACATTAAACAATGCACACCAAACAAAG gTCGTTTTAACTGGAATAAGCTATCCTGTTCTTTGTGTTGTTTTGGAATACCTTTACTcag GCAACATCtccaattataattataaagtcATTTATGATACAATTAAAACATGCCACCAATGGAAACTTGAAGAGTTGAAAGTGATTTGTGCTAAATGTATGCAACGGTATTTAAactcaaaaaatgtttttgaaattttaattcaagctAATAAATATAAG GCGAATGACTTGGTTAAAACGTGTCTTAATTTTATACTTGATGAAGCCAACGACGTGATAAAAACGGGATCGAGTCTGAGAAATGATGT AGATAAAGCAGCAACAGAGATTACAATCAAACCAACCttaacatataaattaacacG gtTTCTCGTATCGCACTACGCTTTTGAATCAAGTCTTATTTACGGCAATAATAATGACACGGATCTTAAAAAATAG
- the LOC128883819 gene encoding uncharacterized protein LOC128883819 produces the protein MTNIQFFVFIILQYYLLQFFCIYCWKIPFIKNSKTMPSVKVVLEPPEDPLPQVSGSIQSLERSRLKTEESLMSRLEDVYNKVLDESQESIEKTLKAALTIFEDKKFLETVIKGSLQEAGLKGKQNSYFSGFKQVPISTSARENIYMKPYKFVNIKRNEKENSRNKDASMKIVNASNRFLANSSTPRETFLANNVQAKIMSHSLPNVQFSMQQHALVKQNKSISDKEFSKLNNQENNKSFYESHFSNGPMNSFSFLQLSENLYSSITSMNKIGSRGMSKLSERFPGKNMATNLLKKLQNSAAPSVSVEVVDLFEPDANIENKMKEMEEKRNDEEGKMFEQAADELKLLTTLMAEELKKNIQIQMNVFLVDAKSIQATLSSSLSKFLPSLSSRKIKFKQIYQHSFGPTSMQNKHYQNCLLLKKKFQLQRLNCEPSKKPNGKKFSFLQVRNGATLLDSETPINPDQLNVKIGASDKAYPTVDQLVDNMEKRRDATERLERAKILELHINLMRAQIEMIKDALHTHLTRILALYGSMTDAIKEETLIDSIP, from the exons ATGAccaatattcaattttttgtcttTATAATATTGCAGTActatcttcttcaatttttttgtatatactgctggaaaattccttttataaaaaattctaaaaccaTGCCAAGTGTAAAGGTAGTACTAGAGCCTCCTGAAGATCCTTTACCTCAAGTGTCAGGCTCCATTCAATCCTTAGAACGAAGTAGattaaa AACGGAAGAATCGTTAATGAGTCGCTTAGAGGATGTTTACAATAAAGTG CTCGATGAGTCCCAAGAGTCAATAGAAAAAACTTTAAAAGCCGCTTTAACTATATTTGAAGacaagaaatttttagaaaccGTCATAAAAGGATCGTTACAGGAAGCGGgtttaaaaggaaaacaaaatagtTATTTCAGCGGATTTAAACAAGTACCAATAAGTACATCAGCAAGGGAAAATATCTATATGAAGCcatacaaatttgttaatataaaaagaaatgaaaaagaaaattctcgaaataaaGATGCAAgcatgaaaattgttaatgcaaGTAACCGATTTCTCGCGAATTCTTCAACACCGAGAGAAACGTTTTTAGCAAACAATGTTCAAGCCAAAATAATGTCACATTCATTACCTAATGTACAGTTTTCTATGCAACAACATGCTTTAGTAAAGCAAAACAAGAGCATAAGCGACAaggaattttcaaagttaaataatcaagaaaataacaaatccTTTTACGAAagtcatttttcaaatggtCCCATGAATAGCTTTAGTTTTTTACAGCTTTCTGAAAACTTATACTCGTCAATAACAAGTATGAATAAGATTGGGAGCAGAGGAATGTCAAAGTTATCTGAGAGATTTCCTGGAAAGAACATGGCCACTAACTTACTAAAGAAGCTTCAAAATTCTGCAGCTCCGAGTGTTAGCGTGGAAGTTGTG GATCTTTTTGAGCCGGATGCTAacatagaaaacaaaatg aaagaaatggaagaaaaacgCAACGATGAAGAAGGAAAA ATGTTTGAACAGGCTGCTGATGAgttaaaattacttacaaCACTTATGGCTGAAG aattaaagaaaaacatccAAATTCAAATGAATGTCTTCTTAGTCGACGCCAAATCCATTCAGGCAACTCTCTCGTCTtctttatcaaaatttttaccCA GTTTATCTTCAAGGAAAATTAAGTTTAAGCAAATATATCAACATTCATTCGGACCGACTTCAATGCAAAACAAGCATTATCAG aattgcctattgttaaaaaaaaaattccagcTTCAAAGGTTAAATTGTGAACCTTCCAAAAAACCAAACGgaaaaaaattttcgtttcttcaaGTTAGAAATGGAGCGACGCTTTTAG ATTCAGAGACACCAATCAACCCGGATCAGTTAAACGTCAAAATTGGAGCATCCGACAAAGC GTACCCGACTGTAGATCAATTGGTCGATAATATGGAAAAACGGCGTGATGCTACTGAGAGACTTGAACGAGCTAAAATTCTGGAACTTCATATAAACTT AATGCGTGCACaaattgaaatgattaaaGACGCATTACACACACATCTTACTCGAATTCTG GCACTCTACGGTTCCATG ACCGACGctattaaagaagaaacgcTTATTGATAGTATTCCCTGA
- the LOC128883650 gene encoding uncharacterized protein LOC128883650, which produces MSMDSSSNMIFGGFFVVCLFHWFFSFISLQAQNKLEKGNSPTTTENNEKEKKYTPKEGSFLKENNKINFENLSKQSVNLRKRNFCEPINIHDMDLKTSNSEVLRDHSKRHSPDTPMINRCVSPKQSNKQEGEKYSEGLNEKQFSKMTADSVFSRNQKYKINIHDNANLFISKDNYFTNSSILKNSFIDNTMKEETIGSLQNIAAPALDKVDNDFETITDTIKKNVEFTNHGSVLNQSTETAEEVQLESTISLHSNKLKDTQQVLKGLENIKRPPYHSTSLNSSEESLNDLTDEDINKTRSSNHSLDDSNEKLMDPNKKIEKSLNTDISYVSSFTNKREISKKTFGGTFNDNLLNSYFSGNKTLDNHDELIDTIELAQQPLPPSSFVSHNATDSYVHETHVKCVITNEEGVKKTTTNEVTVNVTTNKDETSMSAVTITDEKTDKVTVVNDIEPVKVVKISKSRTVERVAENDDYGVKVEISKDKRSVERLEDNNEEVVKVKTVTYEKTVNITATSVPVQRCVTTSVDEFDNSVFASESISRSELSDSGTSYQVATDQDVSEIPINNIESPEPVSQNLEERTQSKECIGTFCDKHPEFECFARDKNFDDKFTNCFSRGQTRHPNVGTFDLVYEAEIGDENTYKNIKICEETTGSVGGYVDQEVEGNMSTKIQDISMQSKVTPITSNNNDDDTSILKPSKNFTFSEDEKNLDSTENHYPFNSILSESVMKMVDVSNDAQGSIKEHSPKKIRCDHDSKGQLRMNSDDDSWTISQTEKHTGTNVAMNTKHRNPEESKICHNSTSLFDSVQKNTIELSQPLSTGDSHENSPSPDNSSRIKNDTQVLQDISQNTSDAQNMKKDSKDEEEESVQLLHRIKKRAIKRLNRVMSSTQEETNDPKSKNSSFNHFSLDDESTESFDTEEHDEDDTGNNDFYFKEDVHLAKNLKTEGNELLKDQAYREAAIKYTEALKYSGGLEFSGILLCNRAACYLLLKYYKQVIKDCNDGLLLFPSYVKLYLRRFRAYEGLKKWHEALADLDKVLELNPSLSDLYKDLHGKIKNLSELQFEKEKEEMINNLKGFGNWALGKIGLSIDNFKIDKNEATGAYNVSFQNSTS; this is translated from the exons ATGTCAATGGATTCATCAAGCAATATGATTTTTGGTGGTTTTTTTGtggtttgtttgtttcattggtttttttcctttatatcTCTTCAAGCACAAAACAAGCTAGAAAAAGGCAATAGCCCAACGACAActgaaaacaatgaaaaagaaaaaaaatatactccTAAAGAGGGGagttttctaaaagaaaataataaaattaattttgaaaatttaagcAAGCAAAGTGTAAATTTACGCAAACGAAACTTCTGTGAGCCTATTAATATACATGACATGGATCTCAAAACATCCAACTCCGAAGTATTACGCGACCATTCGAAACGACATTCTCCCGATACCCCAATGATAAACAGATGTGTATCTCCAAAACAAAGTAACAAGCAagaaggagaaaaatattcggaGGGTTTAAACGAAAAGCAATTTAGTAAAATGACCGCAGATTCAgtattttctcgaaaccaaaagtataaaataaatatccatgACAATGCaaacctttttatttctaaggataattattttactaattctagcatattaaaaaacagttttataGATAATACGATGAAGGAAGAAACTATTGgttcgttgcaaaatattGCAGCACCCGCACTAGATAAGGTTGATAACGATTTTGAAACAATAACCGacactattaaaaaaaacgttgAGTTTACAAATCATGGTTCAGTTTTGAATCAATCAACCGAGACCGCAGAGGAAGTACAACTAGAAAGTACAATTTCTCTCCATTCAAATAAGCTAAAGGATACTCAGCAAGTTTTGAAAGGGTTGGAAAATATAAAGAGGCCTCCCTACCACTCAACTTCACTTAATAGTAGTGAGGAATCTTTGAACGATTTAACTGATGAAGATATCAACAAAACAAGATCATCAAATCATTCGCTTGATGATTCTAATGAAAAGCTAATGGatccgaataaaaaaattgaaaaaagtctCAATACCGATATAAGTTACGTAAGCTCATTTACTAATAAAAGggaaatatcaaaaaaaaCATTTGGTGGTACTTTCAAtgataatttacttaattccTATTTTTCTGGAAATAAAACGCTAGATAACCATGACGAACTAATAGATACAATTGAATTAGCTCAGCAACCTCTTCCGCCTAGTAGTTTTGTCTCTCATAATGCTACTGATTCAT ATGTTCATGAGACCCATGTTAAATGTGTAATAACTAACGAAGAAGGCGTGAAAAAAACTACCACAAATGAAGTAACGGTTAACGTTACAACCAACAAGGACGAAACATCAATGAGTGCTGTAACAATAACTGATGAAAAAACGGACAAAGTTACGGTGGTAAATGATATAGAACCCGTCaaagttgtaaaaatatctaaatcaAGAACTGTTGAACGTGTAGCCGAAAATGATGATTATGGTGTGAAggttgaaatttcaaaagataAGAGAAGCGTCGAACGTTTAGAAGACAATAATGAGGAGGTTGTGAAAGTTAAAACTGTAACATATGAGAAAACAGTAAATATTACTGCAACAAGTGTTCCCGTTCAGCGTTGCGTGACGACATCCGTAGATGAATTTGACAATAGTGTGTTCGCATCTGAAAGCATTTCTCGGTCTGAGCTTTCTGATTCTGGTACAAGTTATCAAGTCGCAACAGATCAAGATGTTAGTGAGATACCGATAAACAATATTGAATCTCCTGAACCTGTTTCTCAAAATCTggag GAAAGGACGCAATCAAAAGAGTGCATTGGTACATTCTGTGATAAGCATCCAGAATTTGAATGTTTTGCGAGAGACAAAAACTTTGACGACAAgtttacaaattgtttttctcgTGGTCAAACAAGACATCCTAATGTTGGTACATTTGATTTAGTGTATGAAGCCGAAATAGGAGATGAGAAtacctacaaaaatataaagatcTGCGAAGAAACGACTGGCTCTGTTGGAGGATATGTTGACCAGGAAGTAGAAGGAAACATGTCAACTAAAATTCAAGATATTTCAATGCAGAGTAAAGTCACTCCAATCACTTCCAATAATAATGACGATGATACTTCCATTCTAAAACCTTCAAagaatttcactttttcagaagatgaaaaaaatttggataGTACAGAAAACCATTATCCATTCAACTCAATTTTAAGTGAGTCAGTTATGAAAATGGTTGATGTCTCAAATGACGCCCAAGGAAGCATAAAGGAACATAGTCCAAAAAAGATAAGGTGTGATCATGATTCAAAAGGCCAACTCCGAATGAATAGCGACGATGATTCATGGACCATTTCACAGACAGAGAAACACACAGGTACAAACGTCGCAATGAATACAAAGCACAGGAACCCCGAAGAATCAAAAATTTGCCACAACTCCACAAGCTTATTCGACTCTGTACAGAAGAATACCATCGAATTATCACAACCGCTATCAACTGGCGATAGCCACGAGAATTCACCAAGCCCTGATAACTCATCAAGAATAAAGAATGATACTCAAGTCCTACAGGATATATCTCAAAATACTTCTGATGcgcaaaatatgaaaaaagatAGTAAAGATGAAGAGGAGGAATCTGTACAGTTATTgcatagaataaaaaaacgtgCGATTAAGCGGTTGAATAGAGTTATGTCGTCTACACAGGAGGAGACAAATGACCCAAAATCAaagaattcttcttttaatcatttttctttggaCGACGAAAGCACTGAAAGTTTTGACACAGAAGAGCATGATGAAGATGATACAGGCAACAATGACTTTTATTTCAAGGAAGATGTACATTTAGCAAAAAACTTAAAAACCGAAGGCAACGAACTTTTAAAGGATCAAGCGTACCGAGAAGctgcaattaaatatacagaaGCATTAAAATATAGTGGTGGGCTTGAATTTTCAGGAATTCTTCTTTGTAATCGGGCAGCTTGTTATCTAttacttaaatattataaGCAAGTCATTAAGGATTGTAACGATGGATTGTTGCTGTTTCCGTCTTATGTTAAA CTTTATTTACGACGATTTCGTGCTTATGAAGGTTTAAAAAAGTGGCATGAAGCATTAGCCGATTTAGATAAGGTCTTGGAATTGAATCCATCACTTTC cgATCTATACAAAGATTTAcatggtaaaataaaaaacttat CTGAGTTACAATttgaaaaggagaaagaagaaatgattaataatttgaagGGTTTCGGTAATTGGGCTTTAGGCAAAATTGGATTGTCtattgacaattttaaaattgacaaaaacGAAGCTACTGGAGCTTATAATGTCTCGTTTCAAAATTCCAccagttaa